The following are encoded in a window of Thunnus albacares chromosome 9, fThuAlb1.1, whole genome shotgun sequence genomic DNA:
- the LOC122988383 gene encoding cAMP-specific 3',5'-cyclic phosphodiesterase 4D-like isoform X6 translates to MSLPNNCVYLAPSVQDRYFKVRNGNICGSPCAVNRPIDIVQKRRRFDVENGLSVGRSPLDSQTSPGSGLVLQANFPHSQRRESFLYRSDSDFDLSPKTMSRNSSTASDLEEGLKNWEVNWLPRHGEDMIVTPFAQVLASLRTVRSNFAALTHLQDRVGNKRPSSSNQPSMCKPCLSEEPYQKLAMETLEELDWCLDQLETLQTRNSVSEMASNKFKRMLNRELTQLSETSRSGNQVSEFIASTFLEKQHDVEILSPPAKEKEKKKRPMSQISGVKKATQSPSLASTCIPRFGVNTPQESMLAKEIEDINRWGLDIFKIAEFSGNRPLMVIMFSIFQERDLLKTFKIPIDTFITFMMTLEDHYHADVAYHNNIHAADVVQSTHVLLSTPALEAVFTDLEIMAVLFASAIHDVDHPGVTNQFLINTSSELALMYNDASVLENHHLAVGFKLLQEDNCDIFQNLSKKQKESLRKMVIDMVLATDMSKHMNFLADMKTMVETKKVTSLGVLLLDNYSDRIQVLQNMVHCADLSNPTKPLELYRQWTDRITVEFFTQGDRERDKGMEISPMCDKHNASIEKNQVGFIDYIVHPLWETWADLVHPDAQDILDTLEDNREWYQSMIPRSPSPSSPEELHAEVGPGGGAVGTGGSVPSGGGGGGGGGVGGGGGGGGDKFQFELTLEEEEEDEEEVESDLESPLEDDLQLSGERHRDSSSSPSLSPNPRSSSRYRPPSPHPSRTLSLAAMSVRSPQPHRTLASPGREGTDRDRDLSKEGDGAACLRMGT, encoded by the exons atgAGTTTACCGAATAACTGTGTGTATCTGGCCCCCTCGGTCCAGGATCGCTACTTCAAGGTGCGCAACGGGAATATCTGCGGGTCTCCGTGCGCCGTCAACCGGCCCATCGACATCGTGCAGAAACGCAGGCG tttTGATGTGGAGAATGGCCTGTCAGTGGGTCGCAGTCCACTGGACTCTCAGACTAGCCCGGGTTCTGGTCTGGTACTTCAGGCCAACTTCCCTCACAGTCAGCGCCGCGAGTCCTTCCTCTACCGCTCTGACTCAGACTTCGACCTTTCGCCCAAAACCATGTCCCGCAACTCGTCCACTGCCAGCGACCT GGAGGAGGGATTGAAGAATTGGGAAGTCAATTGGCTACCTCG GCATGGAGAAGACATGATAGTGACTCCTTTTGCACAG GTTCTCGCCAGTCTACGAACGGTGAGAAGTAACTTTGCTGCTCTGACACATCTGCAAGATCGTGTGGGAAACAA aCGGCCGTCAAGCAGCAACCAGCCGTCCATGTGTAAGCCATGTCTCTCAG AGGAGCCGTACCAGAAACTGGCGATGGAGACACTAGAAGAGCTGGACTGGTGTCTGGACCAGCTGGAAACGCTGCAGACGAGAAACTCAGTCAGCGAGATGGCATCCAATAAG TTTAAGAGGATGCTGAACCGTGAACTGACGCAGCTGTCAGAGACCAGTCGCTCAGGGAACCAGGTGTCAGAGTTCATCGCCAGCACATTCTTAG AGAAACAACATGATGTGGAGATCTTGTCGCCACCTGcgaaggagaaggagaagaagaagaggccgATGTCACAGATCAGCGGGGTGAAAAAGGCTACACAGAGTCCCAGCCTCGCATCCACCTGCATCCCCCGCTTCGGAGTCAACACCCCGCAGGAGAGCATGCTGGCCAAG GAGATCGAGGACATTAATCGTTGGGGTCTGGATATATTCAAGATAGCAGAATTTTCCGGAAACCGCCCTCTGATGGTCATCATGTTCTCCATCTTCCAG GAGCGAGaccttttaaaaacttttaagaTCCCAATCGACACCTTCATCACCTTCATGATGACCTTGGAGGACCATTACCATGCTGACGTAGCTTATCACAACAACATCCATGCAGCTGATGTGGTGCAGTCCACCCATGTGCTGCTGTCCACCCCCGCTCTAGAG GCCGTCTTCACAGACCTGGAGATCATGGCCGTTTTGTTCGCTAGTGCCATCCATGATGTCGACCACCCAGGGGTCACTAATCAATTCCTAATAAACACCA GTTCAGAGCTGGCGCTGATGTACAACGATGCCTCTGTGCTGGAGAACCACCACCTCGCTGTGGGATTCAAGCTGCTCCAAGAGGATAACTGTGACATCTTCCAGAACCtcagcaagaaacagaaagagtcCCTCCGCAAGATGGTGATCGACATG GTGCTGGCCACAGATATGTCCAAACACATGAACTTCTTGGCAGACATGAAGACAATGGTGGAGACCAAGAAGGTGACGAGTCTGGGAGTTCTGCTGCTCGACAACTACTCCGACCGCATCCAG GTTCTGCAGAACATGGTCCACTGCGCTGACCTGAGCAACCCGACCAAACCACTGGAGCTTTACCGACAGTGGACGGACAGAATCACAGTGGAGTTCTTCACACagggagacagagagcgagACAAGGGCATGGAGATCAGTCCCATGTGTGACAAGCACAATGCCTCCATAGAGAAGAACCAG GTCGGGTTCATCGACTACATTGTCCACCCTCTGTGGGAGACGTGGGCGGACTTGGTGCACCCTGATGCCCAGGACATCCTGGACACCCTGGAGGACAACAGGGAGTGGTACCAGAGCATGATCCCCCGCAGCCCCTCACCCTCCAGCCCCGAGGAGCTCCATGCCGAGGTGGGGCCCGGAGGAGGAGCTGTGGGGACAGGAGGGTCCGTCCCttcaggtggaggaggaggaggaggaggaggggttggaggaggtggtggaggaggaggagacaagtTCCAGTTTGAACTCACcctggaagaagaggaggaggatgaggaggaggtggagtcTGACCTGGAGAGCCCCCTAGAGGATGACCTCCAGTTGAGCGGGGAGCGACACCGggactcctcctcttccccgtcTCTGTCTCCGAACccccgcagcagcagcaggtaccGGCCCCCCTCTCCTCACCCGTCGCGGACTCTGAGTCTGGCTGCCATGTCGGTGCGGAGCCCCCAACCCCACAGGACACTGGCCTCCCCGGGGCGGGAGGGCACCGACAGGGACAGAGACCTGAGCAAGGAGGGCGACGGGGCTGCCTGCCTGCGTATGGGCACGTAA
- the LOC122988383 gene encoding cAMP-specific 3',5'-cyclic phosphodiesterase 4D-like isoform X3 codes for MECATLSREGAGLAKPPKHLWRQPRTHIRIKQRFNSDTERYLCRNRTLEKLRPGLKKPRMSWPSSLKRFDVENGLSVGRSPLDSQTSPGSGLVLQANFPHSQRRESFLYRSDSDFDLSPKTMSRNSSTASDLEEGLKNWEVNWLPRHGEDMIVTPFAQVLASLRTVRSNFAALTHLQDRVGNKRPSSSNQPSMCKPCLSEEPYQKLAMETLEELDWCLDQLETLQTRNSVSEMASNKFKRMLNRELTQLSETSRSGNQVSEFIASTFLEKQHDVEILSPPAKEKEKKKRPMSQISGVKKATQSPSLASTCIPRFGVNTPQESMLAKEIEDINRWGLDIFKIAEFSGNRPLMVIMFSIFQERDLLKTFKIPIDTFITFMMTLEDHYHADVAYHNNIHAADVVQSTHVLLSTPALEAVFTDLEIMAVLFASAIHDVDHPGVTNQFLINTSSELALMYNDASVLENHHLAVGFKLLQEDNCDIFQNLSKKQKESLRKMVIDMVLATDMSKHMNFLADMKTMVETKKVTSLGVLLLDNYSDRIQVLQNMVHCADLSNPTKPLELYRQWTDRITVEFFTQGDRERDKGMEISPMCDKHNASIEKNQVGFIDYIVHPLWETWADLVHPDAQDILDTLEDNREWYQSMIPRSPSPSSPEELHAEVGPGGGAVGTGGSVPSGGGGGGGGGVGGGGGGGGDKFQFELTLEEEEEDEEEVESDLESPLEDDLQLSGERHRDSSSSPSLSPNPRSSSRYRPPSPHPSRTLSLAAMSVRSPQPHRTLASPGREGTDRDRDLSKEGDGAACLRMGT; via the exons tttTGATGTGGAGAATGGCCTGTCAGTGGGTCGCAGTCCACTGGACTCTCAGACTAGCCCGGGTTCTGGTCTGGTACTTCAGGCCAACTTCCCTCACAGTCAGCGCCGCGAGTCCTTCCTCTACCGCTCTGACTCAGACTTCGACCTTTCGCCCAAAACCATGTCCCGCAACTCGTCCACTGCCAGCGACCT GGAGGAGGGATTGAAGAATTGGGAAGTCAATTGGCTACCTCG GCATGGAGAAGACATGATAGTGACTCCTTTTGCACAG GTTCTCGCCAGTCTACGAACGGTGAGAAGTAACTTTGCTGCTCTGACACATCTGCAAGATCGTGTGGGAAACAA aCGGCCGTCAAGCAGCAACCAGCCGTCCATGTGTAAGCCATGTCTCTCAG AGGAGCCGTACCAGAAACTGGCGATGGAGACACTAGAAGAGCTGGACTGGTGTCTGGACCAGCTGGAAACGCTGCAGACGAGAAACTCAGTCAGCGAGATGGCATCCAATAAG TTTAAGAGGATGCTGAACCGTGAACTGACGCAGCTGTCAGAGACCAGTCGCTCAGGGAACCAGGTGTCAGAGTTCATCGCCAGCACATTCTTAG AGAAACAACATGATGTGGAGATCTTGTCGCCACCTGcgaaggagaaggagaagaagaagaggccgATGTCACAGATCAGCGGGGTGAAAAAGGCTACACAGAGTCCCAGCCTCGCATCCACCTGCATCCCCCGCTTCGGAGTCAACACCCCGCAGGAGAGCATGCTGGCCAAG GAGATCGAGGACATTAATCGTTGGGGTCTGGATATATTCAAGATAGCAGAATTTTCCGGAAACCGCCCTCTGATGGTCATCATGTTCTCCATCTTCCAG GAGCGAGaccttttaaaaacttttaagaTCCCAATCGACACCTTCATCACCTTCATGATGACCTTGGAGGACCATTACCATGCTGACGTAGCTTATCACAACAACATCCATGCAGCTGATGTGGTGCAGTCCACCCATGTGCTGCTGTCCACCCCCGCTCTAGAG GCCGTCTTCACAGACCTGGAGATCATGGCCGTTTTGTTCGCTAGTGCCATCCATGATGTCGACCACCCAGGGGTCACTAATCAATTCCTAATAAACACCA GTTCAGAGCTGGCGCTGATGTACAACGATGCCTCTGTGCTGGAGAACCACCACCTCGCTGTGGGATTCAAGCTGCTCCAAGAGGATAACTGTGACATCTTCCAGAACCtcagcaagaaacagaaagagtcCCTCCGCAAGATGGTGATCGACATG GTGCTGGCCACAGATATGTCCAAACACATGAACTTCTTGGCAGACATGAAGACAATGGTGGAGACCAAGAAGGTGACGAGTCTGGGAGTTCTGCTGCTCGACAACTACTCCGACCGCATCCAG GTTCTGCAGAACATGGTCCACTGCGCTGACCTGAGCAACCCGACCAAACCACTGGAGCTTTACCGACAGTGGACGGACAGAATCACAGTGGAGTTCTTCACACagggagacagagagcgagACAAGGGCATGGAGATCAGTCCCATGTGTGACAAGCACAATGCCTCCATAGAGAAGAACCAG GTCGGGTTCATCGACTACATTGTCCACCCTCTGTGGGAGACGTGGGCGGACTTGGTGCACCCTGATGCCCAGGACATCCTGGACACCCTGGAGGACAACAGGGAGTGGTACCAGAGCATGATCCCCCGCAGCCCCTCACCCTCCAGCCCCGAGGAGCTCCATGCCGAGGTGGGGCCCGGAGGAGGAGCTGTGGGGACAGGAGGGTCCGTCCCttcaggtggaggaggaggaggaggaggaggggttggaggaggtggtggaggaggaggagacaagtTCCAGTTTGAACTCACcctggaagaagaggaggaggatgaggaggaggtggagtcTGACCTGGAGAGCCCCCTAGAGGATGACCTCCAGTTGAGCGGGGAGCGACACCGggactcctcctcttccccgtcTCTGTCTCCGAACccccgcagcagcagcaggtaccGGCCCCCCTCTCCTCACCCGTCGCGGACTCTGAGTCTGGCTGCCATGTCGGTGCGGAGCCCCCAACCCCACAGGACACTGGCCTCCCCGGGGCGGGAGGGCACCGACAGGGACAGAGACCTGAGCAAGGAGGGCGACGGGGCTGCCTGCCTGCGTATGGGCACGTAA
- the LOC122988383 gene encoding cAMP-specific 3',5'-cyclic phosphodiesterase 4D-like isoform X5, with protein MECATLSREGAGLAKPPKHLWRQPRTHIRIKQRFNSDTERYLCRNRTLEKLRPGLKKPRMSWPSSLKRFDVENGLSVGRSPLDSQTSPGSGLVLQANFPHSQRRESFLYRSDSDFDLSPKTMSRNSSTASDLHGEDMIVTPFAQVLASLRTVRSNFAALTHLQDRVGNKRPSSSNQPSMCKPCLSEEPYQKLAMETLEELDWCLDQLETLQTRNSVSEMASNKFKRMLNRELTQLSETSRSGNQVSEFIASTFLEKQHDVEILSPPAKEKEKKKRPMSQISGVKKATQSPSLASTCIPRFGVNTPQESMLAKEIEDINRWGLDIFKIAEFSGNRPLMVIMFSIFQERDLLKTFKIPIDTFITFMMTLEDHYHADVAYHNNIHAADVVQSTHVLLSTPALEAVFTDLEIMAVLFASAIHDVDHPGVTNQFLINTSSELALMYNDASVLENHHLAVGFKLLQEDNCDIFQNLSKKQKESLRKMVIDMVLATDMSKHMNFLADMKTMVETKKVTSLGVLLLDNYSDRIQVLQNMVHCADLSNPTKPLELYRQWTDRITVEFFTQGDRERDKGMEISPMCDKHNASIEKNQVGFIDYIVHPLWETWADLVHPDAQDILDTLEDNREWYQSMIPRSPSPSSPEELHAEVGPGGGAVGTGGSVPSGGGGGGGGGVGGGGGGGGDKFQFELTLEEEEEDEEEVESDLESPLEDDLQLSGERHRDSSSSPSLSPNPRSSSRYRPPSPHPSRTLSLAAMSVRSPQPHRTLASPGREGTDRDRDLSKEGDGAACLRMGT; from the exons tttTGATGTGGAGAATGGCCTGTCAGTGGGTCGCAGTCCACTGGACTCTCAGACTAGCCCGGGTTCTGGTCTGGTACTTCAGGCCAACTTCCCTCACAGTCAGCGCCGCGAGTCCTTCCTCTACCGCTCTGACTCAGACTTCGACCTTTCGCCCAAAACCATGTCCCGCAACTCGTCCACTGCCAGCGACCT GCATGGAGAAGACATGATAGTGACTCCTTTTGCACAG GTTCTCGCCAGTCTACGAACGGTGAGAAGTAACTTTGCTGCTCTGACACATCTGCAAGATCGTGTGGGAAACAA aCGGCCGTCAAGCAGCAACCAGCCGTCCATGTGTAAGCCATGTCTCTCAG AGGAGCCGTACCAGAAACTGGCGATGGAGACACTAGAAGAGCTGGACTGGTGTCTGGACCAGCTGGAAACGCTGCAGACGAGAAACTCAGTCAGCGAGATGGCATCCAATAAG TTTAAGAGGATGCTGAACCGTGAACTGACGCAGCTGTCAGAGACCAGTCGCTCAGGGAACCAGGTGTCAGAGTTCATCGCCAGCACATTCTTAG AGAAACAACATGATGTGGAGATCTTGTCGCCACCTGcgaaggagaaggagaagaagaagaggccgATGTCACAGATCAGCGGGGTGAAAAAGGCTACACAGAGTCCCAGCCTCGCATCCACCTGCATCCCCCGCTTCGGAGTCAACACCCCGCAGGAGAGCATGCTGGCCAAG GAGATCGAGGACATTAATCGTTGGGGTCTGGATATATTCAAGATAGCAGAATTTTCCGGAAACCGCCCTCTGATGGTCATCATGTTCTCCATCTTCCAG GAGCGAGaccttttaaaaacttttaagaTCCCAATCGACACCTTCATCACCTTCATGATGACCTTGGAGGACCATTACCATGCTGACGTAGCTTATCACAACAACATCCATGCAGCTGATGTGGTGCAGTCCACCCATGTGCTGCTGTCCACCCCCGCTCTAGAG GCCGTCTTCACAGACCTGGAGATCATGGCCGTTTTGTTCGCTAGTGCCATCCATGATGTCGACCACCCAGGGGTCACTAATCAATTCCTAATAAACACCA GTTCAGAGCTGGCGCTGATGTACAACGATGCCTCTGTGCTGGAGAACCACCACCTCGCTGTGGGATTCAAGCTGCTCCAAGAGGATAACTGTGACATCTTCCAGAACCtcagcaagaaacagaaagagtcCCTCCGCAAGATGGTGATCGACATG GTGCTGGCCACAGATATGTCCAAACACATGAACTTCTTGGCAGACATGAAGACAATGGTGGAGACCAAGAAGGTGACGAGTCTGGGAGTTCTGCTGCTCGACAACTACTCCGACCGCATCCAG GTTCTGCAGAACATGGTCCACTGCGCTGACCTGAGCAACCCGACCAAACCACTGGAGCTTTACCGACAGTGGACGGACAGAATCACAGTGGAGTTCTTCACACagggagacagagagcgagACAAGGGCATGGAGATCAGTCCCATGTGTGACAAGCACAATGCCTCCATAGAGAAGAACCAG GTCGGGTTCATCGACTACATTGTCCACCCTCTGTGGGAGACGTGGGCGGACTTGGTGCACCCTGATGCCCAGGACATCCTGGACACCCTGGAGGACAACAGGGAGTGGTACCAGAGCATGATCCCCCGCAGCCCCTCACCCTCCAGCCCCGAGGAGCTCCATGCCGAGGTGGGGCCCGGAGGAGGAGCTGTGGGGACAGGAGGGTCCGTCCCttcaggtggaggaggaggaggaggaggaggggttggaggaggtggtggaggaggaggagacaagtTCCAGTTTGAACTCACcctggaagaagaggaggaggatgaggaggaggtggagtcTGACCTGGAGAGCCCCCTAGAGGATGACCTCCAGTTGAGCGGGGAGCGACACCGggactcctcctcttccccgtcTCTGTCTCCGAACccccgcagcagcagcaggtaccGGCCCCCCTCTCCTCACCCGTCGCGGACTCTGAGTCTGGCTGCCATGTCGGTGCGGAGCCCCCAACCCCACAGGACACTGGCCTCCCCGGGGCGGGAGGGCACCGACAGGGACAGAGACCTGAGCAAGGAGGGCGACGGGGCTGCCTGCCTGCGTATGGGCACGTAA
- the LOC122988383 gene encoding cAMP-specific 3',5'-cyclic phosphodiesterase 4D-like isoform X1, with product MSEAFWDSFEEAHSSPLSSGLPIKLKPQSTSGSPCGSPRMSPCGSPRNSPRHSPLLFRRLLMNRSIALQRRFTLAHTPSFDVENGLSVGRSPLDSQTSPGSGLVLQANFPHSQRRESFLYRSDSDFDLSPKTMSRNSSTASDLEEGLKNWEVNWLPRHGEDMIVTPFAQVLASLRTVRSNFAALTHLQDRVGNKRPSSSNQPSMCKPCLSEEPYQKLAMETLEELDWCLDQLETLQTRNSVSEMASNKFKRMLNRELTQLSETSRSGNQVSEFIASTFLEKQHDVEILSPPAKEKEKKKRPMSQISGVKKATQSPSLASTCIPRFGVNTPQESMLAKEIEDINRWGLDIFKIAEFSGNRPLMVIMFSIFQERDLLKTFKIPIDTFITFMMTLEDHYHADVAYHNNIHAADVVQSTHVLLSTPALEAVFTDLEIMAVLFASAIHDVDHPGVTNQFLINTSSELALMYNDASVLENHHLAVGFKLLQEDNCDIFQNLSKKQKESLRKMVIDMVLATDMSKHMNFLADMKTMVETKKVTSLGVLLLDNYSDRIQVLQNMVHCADLSNPTKPLELYRQWTDRITVEFFTQGDRERDKGMEISPMCDKHNASIEKNQVGFIDYIVHPLWETWADLVHPDAQDILDTLEDNREWYQSMIPRSPSPSSPEELHAEVGPGGGAVGTGGSVPSGGGGGGGGGVGGGGGGGGDKFQFELTLEEEEEDEEEVESDLESPLEDDLQLSGERHRDSSSSPSLSPNPRSSSRYRPPSPHPSRTLSLAAMSVRSPQPHRTLASPGREGTDRDRDLSKEGDGAACLRMGT from the exons tttTGATGTGGAGAATGGCCTGTCAGTGGGTCGCAGTCCACTGGACTCTCAGACTAGCCCGGGTTCTGGTCTGGTACTTCAGGCCAACTTCCCTCACAGTCAGCGCCGCGAGTCCTTCCTCTACCGCTCTGACTCAGACTTCGACCTTTCGCCCAAAACCATGTCCCGCAACTCGTCCACTGCCAGCGACCT GGAGGAGGGATTGAAGAATTGGGAAGTCAATTGGCTACCTCG GCATGGAGAAGACATGATAGTGACTCCTTTTGCACAG GTTCTCGCCAGTCTACGAACGGTGAGAAGTAACTTTGCTGCTCTGACACATCTGCAAGATCGTGTGGGAAACAA aCGGCCGTCAAGCAGCAACCAGCCGTCCATGTGTAAGCCATGTCTCTCAG AGGAGCCGTACCAGAAACTGGCGATGGAGACACTAGAAGAGCTGGACTGGTGTCTGGACCAGCTGGAAACGCTGCAGACGAGAAACTCAGTCAGCGAGATGGCATCCAATAAG TTTAAGAGGATGCTGAACCGTGAACTGACGCAGCTGTCAGAGACCAGTCGCTCAGGGAACCAGGTGTCAGAGTTCATCGCCAGCACATTCTTAG AGAAACAACATGATGTGGAGATCTTGTCGCCACCTGcgaaggagaaggagaagaagaagaggccgATGTCACAGATCAGCGGGGTGAAAAAGGCTACACAGAGTCCCAGCCTCGCATCCACCTGCATCCCCCGCTTCGGAGTCAACACCCCGCAGGAGAGCATGCTGGCCAAG GAGATCGAGGACATTAATCGTTGGGGTCTGGATATATTCAAGATAGCAGAATTTTCCGGAAACCGCCCTCTGATGGTCATCATGTTCTCCATCTTCCAG GAGCGAGaccttttaaaaacttttaagaTCCCAATCGACACCTTCATCACCTTCATGATGACCTTGGAGGACCATTACCATGCTGACGTAGCTTATCACAACAACATCCATGCAGCTGATGTGGTGCAGTCCACCCATGTGCTGCTGTCCACCCCCGCTCTAGAG GCCGTCTTCACAGACCTGGAGATCATGGCCGTTTTGTTCGCTAGTGCCATCCATGATGTCGACCACCCAGGGGTCACTAATCAATTCCTAATAAACACCA GTTCAGAGCTGGCGCTGATGTACAACGATGCCTCTGTGCTGGAGAACCACCACCTCGCTGTGGGATTCAAGCTGCTCCAAGAGGATAACTGTGACATCTTCCAGAACCtcagcaagaaacagaaagagtcCCTCCGCAAGATGGTGATCGACATG GTGCTGGCCACAGATATGTCCAAACACATGAACTTCTTGGCAGACATGAAGACAATGGTGGAGACCAAGAAGGTGACGAGTCTGGGAGTTCTGCTGCTCGACAACTACTCCGACCGCATCCAG GTTCTGCAGAACATGGTCCACTGCGCTGACCTGAGCAACCCGACCAAACCACTGGAGCTTTACCGACAGTGGACGGACAGAATCACAGTGGAGTTCTTCACACagggagacagagagcgagACAAGGGCATGGAGATCAGTCCCATGTGTGACAAGCACAATGCCTCCATAGAGAAGAACCAG GTCGGGTTCATCGACTACATTGTCCACCCTCTGTGGGAGACGTGGGCGGACTTGGTGCACCCTGATGCCCAGGACATCCTGGACACCCTGGAGGACAACAGGGAGTGGTACCAGAGCATGATCCCCCGCAGCCCCTCACCCTCCAGCCCCGAGGAGCTCCATGCCGAGGTGGGGCCCGGAGGAGGAGCTGTGGGGACAGGAGGGTCCGTCCCttcaggtggaggaggaggaggaggaggaggggttggaggaggtggtggaggaggaggagacaagtTCCAGTTTGAACTCACcctggaagaagaggaggaggatgaggaggaggtggagtcTGACCTGGAGAGCCCCCTAGAGGATGACCTCCAGTTGAGCGGGGAGCGACACCGggactcctcctcttccccgtcTCTGTCTCCGAACccccgcagcagcagcaggtaccGGCCCCCCTCTCCTCACCCGTCGCGGACTCTGAGTCTGGCTGCCATGTCGGTGCGGAGCCCCCAACCCCACAGGACACTGGCCTCCCCGGGGCGGGAGGGCACCGACAGGGACAGAGACCTGAGCAAGGAGGGCGACGGGGCTGCCTGCCTGCGTATGGGCACGTAA